In Verrucomicrobiota bacterium, the DNA window CCAGAATCGCATGATGGCCGCCAAGCAGTCTTCCCGAACGCCCTTTTCGTTCGCTGTTACAGGTGGCAGGTTTGTTATCATGGCACCGACCATCCCCAAAAAGGCCCCGGCGGTCAATTGGAAAAGACCGTTGTGATGACAGCCCGCGATGCTGCGGGAATGCGCGGGAGCCGCAGGTTTTGGAGTGCGGCGGCAAGGCGGGGTGATGGGGGCCGCGACGCCGCTTTGGATTGGCGCGCAAGGAACCCTGCGATTATCCCGCTCCGCGGAACGCGGGAATACCGCAGGTCACCATTGGGGAGACTCAGTGGCCTTGCGCGCTATCTCCAGTGGACGGCACAAATCCAAAGCAGTGTCGCCCGCCGCCCCTTTTTCCTCCTTCGGTTGCCATCGCACTCCAAATTTTGCCGCACCGTCCCCTACGCTCCGATCTGGTGTTTGATGGCGTCGCCGATTTGCCGCGCCCATTTTTCCAGCGCAGCGGCGTCGCTGCCTTCCAGCAACAGACGGGCTTTGGGTTCGGTACCCGAATAGCGCAAGAGCAAACGTCCACCGCACGCTTCGACGTCCGCTTTGGCTTTGTTGACCAAATCCATAACGCCAGCCAATTCTTCAAACGGGCGTTTTTCACGGACACGAATATTGACCACCACCTGCGGAAAGCGGGTCCAACACCGGGCCAGCTTGGAAAGGGGGCGTCCGCTGGACTTCATCGTCTGGAGAATTTGCAAGGCCGCCACCAAGCCATCGCCCGTGGTGCCATGTTCGCGGAAGATCAGATGCCCGCTTTGTTCGCCGCCAAAGTTGTATCCGCCGCGCAGCATCTCATCAATGACGTTCTTATCACCAACGCTGGTGCGGACAACGCGTCCCCCGGCGGCTTTGATCGCCGCATCCAAACCGGCGTTGCTCATGACTGTGGAGACGAGCGTCTTTTCCGCCAGCACATTCCGGGAAAGCATATCCAGGGCGGCGATGGCCATAATATCGTCGCCATCCACCAATTTACCCTCTTCATCACACAGCAGCACGCGGTCGGCGTCGCCATCGTGGGCCACCCCCGCATCGGCACGGAATTCACGCACGCGAGCGCAGAGATTTTCCGGATACATGGAGCCGCATTCCTTATTGATGTTGGTGCCGTCCGGGTGGTCGCCGAGGACAATGACTTCGGCACCCAGTTCCCGCAAAACACACGGCGTGGACTTATAGGCGGCCCCATTGGCGCAATCTACCACAATGCGCAGCCCCTCCAGGGTCAGTCCGCGCGGGAAGGAAGCCTTGGCGTGCTCGATGTAACGCCCAAGGGCGTCATCAATACGAACAGCCTTGCCGACTGCGCTGGCAGTGGGGCGTATGCTTTCAATGCGCCCGCTGAACACCAACTCCTCAATGTCAGCCTCGATGCCGTCATCCAATTTATAACCGTCCGAGCGAAAGAATTTAATGCCGTTGTCGTCGTAAGGGTTATGGGAGGCAGTGATGACAATCCCAGCATCCGCACGCAAACTACGGGTGACGTAGGCCACGCCAGGCGTAGGCAGCGGTCCGATAAAGAGCACATCCACGCCCATGGAAAGAATGCCGGAGGAGAGCGCATTTTCCAGCATGTAGCCGGACAGCCGGGTGTCCTTGCCCAACACAATTTTGTGACGCGTGCGGTCGCGCGCTGTGCCGGCCAGGTTCTTGAAGACATGCGCGGCGGCGCGGCCCAGTTTTAACGCGGTTTCAGCGGTGACGGGCTCAATATTGGCGATCCCCCGAACCCCGTCCGTACCAAAAATTTTCTTCTGATTTCCATTGCTCATAATATCTGGTTACTTGTTCTCAGGTTAAATATCCATGCCAGGAAGGCGCACCATGAGGCATCACCGTTGCGGACGCCGGATAGTAACGGTTGGCGGGCGGATTTCGACAACTTTGACGCCGTTCCGCGCGAAGACCTGCACCCGTTTGATTAATTCATTGGCTTCCTTGATGTCAGTAAGGTCCACATAGACCTCGATGTCACTGGAGGAAAGCCCTTCCAGCAACGCCACCGGGCCGCTGACCACCACATCCACATGGCTGGGAGTAACCAGGGTGGCCCGCACATCCTCGGAGGATTTCAGGACGGTAATGGAATGTTTTTCCATGATCCGGGTGGATTCGCTGAACCGCAGGTTGGTCTGGGTGGCAAAAATAACAAACCACAACATGGTGGCCATCACCAGCGACGCCAGTTTTAGCCAGAAATTATGCAGGATGAGATCGCGAAAATGCATGGCCTTATTTCGCTTCCGCCTTTACCGGCGACGGGGAGGGCGGACGGAACCGGTTTTGAATCCGCTGGCGCAAGGTATCCCAGAGCGTTTGCGGTTTACTGCTGGAGATGAACACCGAGGATAGAAACGCGCGCAATTCCTCGCTGGAAACGCCTTTGGTAAACTGACCCTTATAGGCATAGGAGACGGCACCGGTTTCCTCCGAAACGATCACCACCACAGCATCAGTTTCCTCAGCCAGGCCAATGGCGGCGCGGTGGCGGGTTCCCAGCGATTTATTCAAATCCTGCCGTTGGGTAAGCGGAAAAATGCAGGCCGCGAAAGCGATGCGGTCTCCATGCATGACCACCCCGCCGTCATGGATGGCGTTGTTGGGAAAGAAGATGGTCTCCAGCATTTCCGGGGTGGCTTCGCAATCCACCACGATGCCGGACTCGATCACTTCCTGTAATTGAATGGATTGCTCGATGGCGATCAAAGCGCCAATGCGCACCTCGGAAAGGCGCTCACACGTCTGAATGATGATCTCGATGTTCTGGCGTTGCTCACGGGTGGAAGCAAACCAAGGATGACTGCCCAACTCGGCCAGGATGCGCCGCAACTCGGGCTGAAAAATGACCAAGATGGCAATGGCAATGAAGGCAAAAAAAGTCCCCAGCAACCAGCGCAACACCGTTAGTTCGAGCAGGGTGGTGATAATGGTAAGCGTCAGCATCAGCATGATGAAGCCGGTGACCACGGGCGCACCGCGCGTGCCGCGCACAAAAATAAAAACGTAGTAGATCCCCACCGCCAGGATGAGGATTTCCAACGCCGGCCGCCAGGCCATGCTCAACAATTTAAACAGTTCAATCACACGTTTTATGCGCCAACAATGCCTCGGTCATGCGCACCGCCTGCCAAGTGGCCGCCACGTCATGGGTGCGAATGATTGTCACGCCCGACTCGATGGCACGGCAGGCACAAGCCAGCCCACCCGGCAACCGGGACGCCAACTCCACCCCCAGCAATTTCCCAATGAACGACTTGCGCGAGACCCCCAACAACAAAGGCCGCTCCCAAGTTGTAAAACGGTCCAGTGCCGCGAGCAACTGCAAATTATGTTCCAAAGTTTTGCCGAAGCCAATGCCGACATCCAGCACAATCTGGTCCCGATGCATGCCAGCCTGTTGCAACCGCTCCAACCGTTCGCCAAAAAAAGCCTGCACTGCTTGGACCACGTTATCATAGTTTGGGTTCAATTGCATGGTCGGCGGCGAGCCCTGCATGTGCATCGCCACGTAGCCGGCGCCAGTTTCCGCCGCCACCCGCCACATCTCGCCATCCTCCCGGTTGGCGGCAATATCGTTGATCATGGCCGCCCCCGCCGCCACCGCCGCGCGGGCCACCGCCGGTTTGCAGGTATCTATCGAAATCGGCACCGCGACTTGCGTAACGAGCCGCTCAATCACCGGGAGCACCCGCCGCATTTCCTCCGCTTCGCTTACCGGAGCGGCCTGGGGCCGGGTGGATTCCCCGCCAACATCCAGTATCCCCGCCCCTTCCGCCACCAGTTCCAGCGCGTGCGCAACCGCCCGCTGGGTGTCATAATATTGACCGCCATCGAAAAAAGAATCCGGCGTCACGTTCACAATCCCCATGAGGATGGCCGGAGCGGGAAACCGGAATTCAAACTGGCGCGCGCGGAATTTCATGGCGTTGCTGAATAAAAAGGCCCGCCAAAACGGGCGGGCCTTTCAAAAGCACGGGAACTGACAATGACTTTAGCCGACCGTTTGGCAGCTCGCCCTGATTTGGGAATCAAACTCCCGGCGGCCAGTCCGGCCAGCCCAGGATGGCAAAGCCAGCACGGCTTAGGCGCGTTCCATGTATTTGCCAGTGCGGGTGTCAATTTTGATTTTCTCGCCCGTCTTGATGAACAGCGGCACCTGAATTTGAATTCCGGTTTCCACCGTCGCCGGTTTCTGGACATTGTTGGCGGAATCACCGCGAATCCCCTCGGGCGCGTCTTTGACGGTCAAAATCACCGAGGAAGGCATTTCGATAGTCACCGCTTTATCATCCACGAAGGTCACTGTCACTGCGCCGTTTTCCACTAGGTAATTCTTGGCGTCGCCCACCAATTCCGCTGTCATGTTAACCGTTTCAAATGTTTCCGGATCGGTGAACACAAAATCGGTACCATCTTTGTAACTGAATTCCATTTTACGCACCATCATCGGGATGACCTCAATGCGTTCCGTGGAACTAAAGCGGACATCGGAGGACTTCCCAGTGCGAATGCTGCGGAGGGTTGCCTGCACAAAAGCGCGCAGGTTGCCGGGGGTACGGTGTTGCACGTCGAGCACCACACTGATGTCGCCGTTATAATCCACCGCCATGCCTTTACGTAAGTCGTTTGCGCTAGCCATACTGATCTATATATTCTCTCTTCCCGCCCCGGCATCATTAGCCGAACCGACAGGAGCGCTGAAAATACCCTTCAGAATATTGATTGCAAGCTTTGAATTTTATATTTATGTCCCGCGCAACGGTAATTTCAATCCCGCATAACGCTTCAATCTACAACTTGTATGGGACTGTGATTTGCGAGGTGATCGGTTGAGGCGAGGATTAGCGAGTCACCACTATGCTTGACTAATTGTTGCGACTCGCGAACACTGCGAACGCACATTGTCCGGCAAACATGTCGTCAACCAATAATAACCAATACCAACCGGCTTGGTCCCGCACACGGGTTTGCCCCGGCGGCGGGAAAAGCTGGCCCGGCACTCGTAGCAGGGCGGCGTTCGCCTGGATGCAGCACGTGCATTGGTGGTGTCGTCCATATCTGGACTACGTACAGCCGGGGGCAATGCCTGGCGTTTGATGAAAAACGATTCGCAATGAGTTCTTACCGGCAAATTCTCAAGTCCACTTCAATTCTGGGCGGGGCGTCGGCGCTCACCATTGCCGTCAGCATTGTGCGCACCAAGATCATGGCGCTGTTGCTGGGACCGGTTGGGGTGGGGTTGGCGGGCATCTACGACTCGATTGTCAATCTGGCAAACACCATTGCCGAGTGCGGGGCGACCACCAGCGGAGTGCGCCATGTCGCGGCGGTGTCCGCCACAAACAACCCGGAAAAACTGGCCCGCATGATCGTCTGCATCCGGCGGCTGATGCTAACGTTGGCGGTAGTGGGCACCGGCGCGGTAATGTTGTTGTGCCGTCCCATATCCCGGCTCAGCTTCGGTCATGAAGGTTATGCGAACGCGGTCGTCATTCTCGCGCTGGCGGTGTTTTGCGGTTTAGTCCGGGGCGGCCCGCTGATCCAAATGCAGGGATGCCGGGATTTTCTCAGCTTGGCCCGCGCACAAGTGATCGGGGCTTTTCTTGGGTTCTGCATCAGCGTTCCCATCGTTTATTGCTATGGCATTCAAGGCATCCCATTCTACATGGTGGCCGGCGCTGCGATCGTTTGGATTCTTCCGTGGTGGTTTGCGCGGCGGCTGCCGCTGGTGCCGGTGCTGGTATCGGTGACGGAGACCATTGAGGAGTCGCGCCGCATCTTGCGTCTCGGCGTGGTATTTCTCGTTTCCGCGATGTTGTCCGCAGGGATGCTGTACGCCTTGCGCGTGCTCATTGTGCGCCAATTGGGCGAGGCGTCCGTTGGCCAGTTCCATGCCGCAGTCACCCTCTCCACCATCTATGTCAACTTCATCCTGCAAGCGATGAGCATGGATTTCCTGCCTCGACTAACCGCCGTGGCCGGGGAGGACCGTGCGTGTAACCGGATGGTGAA includes these proteins:
- the glmM gene encoding phosphoglucosamine mutase; amino-acid sequence: MSNGNQKKIFGTDGVRGIANIEPVTAETALKLGRAAAHVFKNLAGTARDRTRHKIVLGKDTRLSGYMLENALSSGILSMGVDVLFIGPLPTPGVAYVTRSLRADAGIVITASHNPYDDNGIKFFRSDGYKLDDGIEADIEELVFSGRIESIRPTASAVGKAVRIDDALGRYIEHAKASFPRGLTLEGLRIVVDCANGAAYKSTPCVLRELGAEVIVLGDHPDGTNINKECGSMYPENLCARVREFRADAGVAHDGDADRVLLCDEEGKLVDGDDIMAIAALDMLSRNVLAEKTLVSTVMSNAGLDAAIKAAGGRVVRTSVGDKNVIDEMLRGGYNFGGEQSGHLIFREHGTTGDGLVAALQILQTMKSSGRPLSKLARCWTRFPQVVVNIRVREKRPFEELAGVMDLVNKAKADVEACGGRLLLRYSGTEPKARLLLEGSDAAALEKWARQIGDAIKHQIGA
- a CDS encoding CdaR family protein, with protein sequence MHFRDLILHNFWLKLASLVMATMLWFVIFATQTNLRFSESTRIMEKHSITVLKSSEDVRATLVTPSHVDVVVSGPVALLEGLSSSDIEVYVDLTDIKEANELIKRVQVFARNGVKVVEIRPPTVTIRRPQR
- the cdaA gene encoding diadenylate cyclase CdaA; amino-acid sequence: MIELFKLLSMAWRPALEILILAVGIYYVFIFVRGTRGAPVVTGFIMLMLTLTIITTLLELTVLRWLLGTFFAFIAIAILVIFQPELRRILAELGSHPWFASTREQRQNIEIIIQTCERLSEVRIGALIAIEQSIQLQEVIESGIVVDCEATPEMLETIFFPNNAIHDGGVVMHGDRIAFAACIFPLTQRQDLNKSLGTRHRAAIGLAEETDAVVVIVSEETGAVSYAYKGQFTKGVSSEELRAFLSSVFISSSKPQTLWDTLRQRIQNRFRPPSPSPVKAEAK
- the folP gene encoding dihydropteroate synthase, producing MKFRARQFEFRFPAPAILMGIVNVTPDSFFDGGQYYDTQRAVAHALELVAEGAGILDVGGESTRPQAAPVSEAEEMRRVLPVIERLVTQVAVPISIDTCKPAVARAAVAAGAAMINDIAANREDGEMWRVAAETGAGYVAMHMQGSPPTMQLNPNYDNVVQAVQAFFGERLERLQQAGMHRDQIVLDVGIGFGKTLEHNLQLLAALDRFTTWERPLLLGVSRKSFIGKLLGVELASRLPGGLACACRAIESGVTIIRTHDVAATWQAVRMTEALLAHKTCD
- the efp gene encoding elongation factor P; translation: MASANDLRKGMAVDYNGDISVVLDVQHRTPGNLRAFVQATLRSIRTGKSSDVRFSSTERIEVIPMMVRKMEFSYKDGTDFVFTDPETFETVNMTAELVGDAKNYLVENGAVTVTFVDDKAVTIEMPSSVILTVKDAPEGIRGDSANNVQKPATVETGIQIQVPLFIKTGEKIKIDTRTGKYMERA
- a CDS encoding oligosaccharide flippase family protein, coding for MSSYRQILKSTSILGGASALTIAVSIVRTKIMALLLGPVGVGLAGIYDSIVNLANTIAECGATTSGVRHVAAVSATNNPEKLARMIVCIRRLMLTLAVVGTGAVMLLCRPISRLSFGHEGYANAVVILALAVFCGLVRGGPLIQMQGCRDFLSLARAQVIGAFLGFCISVPIVYCYGIQGIPFYMVAGAAIVWILPWWFARRLPLVPVLVSVTETIEESRRILRLGVVFLVSAMLSAGMLYALRVLIVRQLGEASVGQFHAAVTLSTIYVNFILQAMSMDFLPRLTAVAGEDRACNRMVNEQMEISLLLAVPGILTTLVFSPWVLQFFYSAKFATAADILQWQILGVPFQLVGWPMRYILVAKNRGRIFLVNEIFVTLVYFGLAWLNISAFGLVGAGIAGLENFIIQAMVAFVIVRRVSGFSFSIFNLRFLVISVMAAITVIFCQWWLPRIWGVTLGVAITLLLCSYCVRCLHNLIGNPQIAKLFAKFRSVLGGKF